Part of the Fundidesulfovibrio magnetotacticus genome, ATGTGCAGGATCTCGCCGCCCACGGGGGTCCAGGCCAGGCCAACGGCCACGCCGGGGGGCAGCTCGCGCTCCTTCTCCTCTTCGAGGAAGCGGGGAATGCCCAGGAGCTTGGGCACCAGCTTGGCCGTCACCTTGAAGGGCCCCTTCTCGCCCTCGGCCTTCTTGCGCGCCAGCTTGCGGGCGATGGAGCCCACCTCGCGCTCCAGGTTGCGCAGCCCGGCCTCGCGCGTGTACTCGCGGATCACCTTGGCCAGCACGGCGTCGGTCATCTCCATATCGGCCTTCTTGAGGCCGTTTTCCTTCACCTGGCGCGGCAGCAGGTATTTGCGGGCGATCTTCACCTTTTCCTGCTCGGTGTAGCCCGGGATGCGGATCACCTCCATGCGGTCCAGGAGCGGGCCGGGGATGGTGTCGAGCATGTTGGCCGTGCAGATGAACATCACCTTGGAGAGGTCGAAGGGCACGCCCAGGTAGTGGTCCTGGAAGGAGAAGTTCTGTTCGGGGTCGAGCACTTCGAGCAGGGCCGAGGTGGGGTCTCCCCGGTAGTCGGAGCCCACCTTGTCGATCTCGTCGAGCATGATCACGGGGTTTCTGGTCCCGGCGCTCTTGATGGACTGGATGATGCGCCCGGGCAGCGCGCCGATGTAGGTGCGCCGGTGTCCCCTGATCTCGGCCTCGTCGCGCATGCCGCCAAGCGACATGCGCACGAACTTGCGGCCCAGGGAGCGCGCGATGGAGCGCCCCAGGCTCGTCTTGCCCACGCCCGGGGGGCCGACGAAGCAGAGGATGGGCCCCTTCATCTTGGGGTTCAACTTGCGCACGGAGAGGTATTCCAGGATGCGCTCCTTCACCTTCTCCAGGCCGTAGTGGTCGTCCTGGAGGATGGCGTGGGCGGCCTTGATGTCCAGGCGGTCCTTGGAGAGCTTCTTCCAGGGCAGGTCGGTGAGCCAGTCCAGGTAGGTGCGGATCACCGAGGCCTCGGAGGAGTCCGGGTGCATGGAGGAGAGGCGCTTGAGCTGCTTGTCGGCCTCGGTCTTGACCTCCTTGGGCAGTCCGGCCTTTTCCAGGGCCTGGCGCAGCTCGTCGAGCTCCTCGCTCTCGTCCTGGCCCTCGCCCAGCTCCTTGCGGATGGCCTTCATCTGCTCGCGCAGGAAGAAGTCCTTCTGGGCCTTGTCCATGCCCTCCTTGGCCATGGTCTGGATCTTGGCCTGCATGGAGGCCACCTCGACCTCCTTGTTGAGCTGGGTGTTCACCAACTCCAGGCGTTCCAGGGGGTCCACGGTCTCCAGGATCTTCTGGGCGTCCTCCACCTTCATGCGCAGGTTGGAGGCGATGAGATCGGCCAGGCGGCCGGGCTCGTTGACGGAGTTGAGCACGCTCATGATGTCGGAGGCCGAGATGCCGCGCAGGGTGAGTATCTTCTCGCTCTGCTCGCGGGCGGCGCGCATCATGGCTTCCTCGTTGACGCCCACTTCCTTGTATTCGCCCTCCTCGATCACCTCCACCAGGGCCTCCAGGTGGGGGTCGGTGCGGCTGAAGTTGCGCACCCTGGCCCGGGTGAGCCCCTGCACGAGCACCTTGAGGCGGCCGTCGGGCATCTTGAGCATGCGCATGATCATGCCCACTGTGCCGGTGAGGTGCAGGTCCGCGGGGCCGGGCTCGTCCACCTTCTCGTCCTTCTGGGTGAGGATGAGGATGTAGCGGTTGGAGTTGAGCGCCGCGTCCACGGCGGCCACGGACTTCTCCCGGCCCACGAAAAGCGGCAGGATCATGTAGTTGAACACCACGATGTCGCGCACGGGCAGCACGGGCAGCACGGCGGGGATGTCCAGCTTGGCCTGCTCCTGGCCCTGGGCCGCCGGATCCTCGGACACGGGGTGTTCCACAGGCTCCTCGGGGAGCAGGTGGGCCTTGGGATCGTTCTCTATGTTCATGGATCGCTCCTTGATGGCGCGTTGTCGGATGATTGCGAAGGCCTTGCGCCGGGCGGCCCGGGGCGCGGGCCTACATCATGCCCAGCTTCTTCAGGCTGGACCACTTTTTCCCGGCCACGATCACGTGGTCCAGCACCTTGAGGTTCACGCCGTGGGCGGCCATGCCCACCAGCCGGGTGACCTCCTGGTCGGCCGGGGAGGGCCGGGTTTCGCCGCTGGGGTGGTTGTGCACCAGCACGATCCCGGCGGCCTGCCTGCGCAGGGCCAGGGCCACCACGTCGCGCGGGGACACCGGCGACTGGTTCGCGCCGCCCTGGCTCAGGCGCTCCCAGCCCATGACGCGGTTGCCCGCGTCCACCAAAAGCACCCAGAACTCCTCGCCCGCCAGTGCGCCCAGGCGTTCGCGGGCCAGGTTGGCCACCACCTCGGGGCTGTCCACCTGCACGCGCTCGGCCACGTCCTGCTCGCCCAGGCGGGCCAGGAACTCCCGCCAGAGCGTCCAGAAGCTCTCCAGGCCCGCGTTCGCGCCCTCCACGGCCAGAAGCTCGGCCGGGTTGGCCTGGTAGACGCCGCGCAGGCTGCCGAAGCGCGCCAGCAGGGCCTTGGCCAGGGGCTTCGCGTCCCTGCGGGGGTTGGCGTAGCTCACGAGCAGTTCCAGGACCTCGTAGTCCGCCAGGGCGCGGGAATCCCT contains:
- the lon gene encoding endopeptidase La — encoded protein: MNIENDPKAHLLPEEPVEHPVSEDPAAQGQEQAKLDIPAVLPVLPVRDIVVFNYMILPLFVGREKSVAAVDAALNSNRYILILTQKDEKVDEPGPADLHLTGTVGMIMRMLKMPDGRLKVLVQGLTRARVRNFSRTDPHLEALVEVIEEGEYKEVGVNEEAMMRAAREQSEKILTLRGISASDIMSVLNSVNEPGRLADLIASNLRMKVEDAQKILETVDPLERLELVNTQLNKEVEVASMQAKIQTMAKEGMDKAQKDFFLREQMKAIRKELGEGQDESEELDELRQALEKAGLPKEVKTEADKQLKRLSSMHPDSSEASVIRTYLDWLTDLPWKKLSKDRLDIKAAHAILQDDHYGLEKVKERILEYLSVRKLNPKMKGPILCFVGPPGVGKTSLGRSIARSLGRKFVRMSLGGMRDEAEIRGHRRTYIGALPGRIIQSIKSAGTRNPVIMLDEIDKVGSDYRGDPTSALLEVLDPEQNFSFQDHYLGVPFDLSKVMFICTANMLDTIPGPLLDRMEVIRIPGYTEQEKVKIARKYLLPRQVKENGLKKADMEMTDAVLAKVIREYTREAGLRNLEREVGSIARKLARKKAEGEKGPFKVTAKLVPKLLGIPRFLEEEKERELPPGVAVGLAWTPVGGEILHIEVTTMPGKGALIMTGKLGEVMKESAQAALSYARAKSEKLGIDPAFLEKRDIHIHIPAGATPKDGPSAGVTLVTALISALTNTPICNDIAMTGEISLRGRVLPVGGIKEKILAAVSAGMKRVLIPARNEKDLADIPADLRGRIKVKFIEQIDEVWPLACAREDAPEAHDAPQSKASH
- a CDS encoding JAB domain-containing protein, whose protein sequence is MLKKEDQKHYLGHRSRLKERLRRDSRALADYEVLELLVSYANPRRDAKPLAKALLARFGSLRGVYQANPAELLAVEGANAGLESFWTLWREFLARLGEQDVAERVQVDSPEVVANLARERLGALAGEEFWVLLVDAGNRVMGWERLSQGGANQSPVSPRDVVALALRRQAAGIVLVHNHPSGETRPSPADQEVTRLVGMAAHGVNLKVLDHVIVAGKKWSSLKKLGMM